CATCGTGTCGTGTACACCCGCGATGGCGTCAGGATCGCGGCATACGATAGCGGGCCGGCGGATGCTGCCCAGACGATTGTGCTGCTACATGGGTTGTGCCTGTCGAGCCAATCATGGAGCGCCACTGCCGATCTGCTGCTTGCGCTGCTCGGCGCTAGCGTGCACGCGCGAGACTTCTAAATACCCTCCGATCAGGAGCCAGCATGAACCACCGCCCCAAATGAACATCTCTCAGGACCCGAGGACACACCTGGGTCGCGGCGCAGCGACGACGCCGCGGCGACGACACAAACGGCGA
The sequence above is drawn from the Mycobacterium riyadhense genome and encodes:
- a CDS encoding alpha/beta fold hydrolase, whose translation is MSVGLRSVAGIARTRLVPAVGETGKHAGQASISEQKPCAGGIGDRAETSDRAVGQSRMVHRVVYTRDGVRIAAYDSGPADAAQTIVLLHGLCLSSQSWSATADLLLALLGASVHARDF